Within the Marinitoga litoralis genome, the region GATCAAAATTTCTTTCGCCTTTTTTTCCATCACCTATATAATCATACTGTGTTGATATATACAGAAAATCTGCATCAATCAATACATGGGTTAAACCAAAAGATAATGCATAAATTTCATTATCATTAGTTATTTCTGCTCTAAATGATCCTGGAAAAAATCTTGATTCTTGCATTATAATAGCTAAAATTAATTCTACAGGTATATGTTTAAGAATAACTTTTTGGGGATATAATACTGAACTTGTATCTTTTAATCTATTTAATTCTATATTCGAATTTGTATAAGAATAAGCTACATCTACTAAATATTCAGAGTATTTTTTAATATCATCATCTGTTAGTACTATCCCTGAATAATAGTATTCATACCACTCTTTAAATGTTGAAGAGGAATTATAATACTCTTTTATTTTATTATAAACCCTATTAATTAAAAAATCTCTTTTATCATATTCTTTAATTATTGATGGATTTAAATTACTATATTCTTTATTAGAATTAACTGGTATATTTTCATCATAATAGTCAATTAAAAAAACACTAGATGAGTTATTTTTAAAATTCTGTTCTGTTATATTTTTAATATAGTTTTTGATTGTAGGATGATAATGAGGATCGTCAGATAAAGACTTCGTTGCTTTATCTGGATCATCAATTTCCCCAATGAAATATTTATAAAATTCAAGTACATTATCATCATAATTATATCCAGGAGTATTTGCTAATTCTTTTAACTTATCAAATGTATAATTCCCGCCCTCATTGTATCCAGTAGCTAATATTCTTATTAATAATTCTTTCTGTTCATTAGTTAAATCAGAAAAATTAGTGTCTATTACCTGATCTTCAGACTTAGGAAAGAAATTAACACATGAATTAAAAATAAAAATTAATAATAATATTAATAATATTATTTTTTTCATAACATCACTTCAAATTAATTATATCATATTATTTGATAATATTTTTCTTTATTATAAATTGCGCATACTCACGCATACTCACGCATACTCATTTATACTTACGCATACTATTAATAAAAAGGAATAATCATGAAAATTTCTTCATAATATTAGATTTTTTTATCATTTTTTTGTTTGGAGAATAGGAAAAAAAAATGTATAATATCTTCGTCGATAATTCTAAGAGGAGGAGATAATATGCCAGTAAATTTAAAAGGAAGAAGCTTATTATCATTAAAAGATTTTACATCAGATGAAATTAAATATTTATTAGATTTAGCATTTGATTTAAAATCTAAAAAAAGAGCAGGAATCAGAAACGAAGTATTAAAAGGTAAAAACATAGTATTAATTTTTGATAAAACTTCTACAAGAACAAGAACTGCTTTTGAAGTTGCAGCTTTTGATGAAGGTGCTAATGTAACATTTTTAACTAATAGTCAAATGGGTAAAAAAGAATCAATTGAAGATACAGCTAAAGTTTTAGGAAGAATGTATGATGGTATTGAATACAGAGGATTCTCTCAAAAAGTTGTTGAAGATTTAGCAAAATATTCAGGTGTTCCTGTATGGAATGGTTTAACAGATGAAGCACATCCAACTCAAGGATTAGCTGATGTTATGACAATGATGGAATACATACATAAACCATTAAATCAAATGAAAGTTGCATTTATAGGTGATACAAGAAATAATGTTGCTAATACATTAATGAGAATTTCATCAAAATTGGGTATGCACTATGTTGCAGTTGGTCCAGAATCATTAAAACCATCAGATGAAATGATGAATGAAGCTTTAGAAAATGCTAAAGAATCAGGTGCAATTATTGAATACACATCAGATTTAGATGGAGTAAAAGGTGCAGATGTTATATATACAGATGTTTGGGTATCAATGGGTGAAGAAGATAAAATGCCTGAAAGAGTAGAATTATTAACTCCATATAGAGTAGATATGGACTTAATTAAAAGAACAGAAAATCCAAATGTAATCTTCTTACATTGTTTGCCATCATTCCATGATTTTGAAACCGTTGTTGCAAGAGAAGCAAAAGAAAGAGGACTTGATATAAGAGAAGTTACTGATGAAGTATTTAGAAGCAAACATTCAAGAGTATTTGATCAAGCTGAAAACAGAATGCACACTATAAAAGCAGTTATGGTTGCTACATTATAGTGAATTGATAAGGGGGGCTATTATGAAAAAATTAGCTGTCGTTGCTATTGGCGGTAACGCAATGAATAGACCTGGTGAAAAACCAACAGCAGAAAACATGTTTAAAAACATCAGAGTAACAGCATCATATTTAGCAGATATGATAGAAATGGATTATGACATCATTATTACACATGGTAATGGACCACAAGTTGGAAATTTACTTTTACAACAAGACATTGCAAAAGATACTATACCTCCATTTCCAATGGATGTATTAGGTGCAATGACACAAGGTTATTTAGGTTATATGATTGCTCAAGAATTAAAAAATATTTTAAATGAAAGAAAAATAGAAAGAGATGTTGCAACAGTAGTTACTCAAATTGTTGTTGACAAAGATGATCCTGGATTTAAAAATCCAACAAAACCTGTTGGTCCATTCTATAGTGAAGAAGAAGCAAAAAAAATGATGGAAGAAAAAGGTTGGATCTTCAAAGAAGATGCAGGAAGAGGTTGGAGAAGAGTAGTACCTTCACCAATTCCATTAGATGCTATTGAAAAGAATACAATTAAAGATTTAGTAGAAAATGATGTAATTGTTATAGCTGGTGGTGGCGGTGGAATACCAGTAATTATAACAGAAAATGGTGAAATAAAAGGTGTAGAAGCAGTTATTGATAAAGATAGAGCTTCTGCATTATTAGCAAAAGAACTAAATGCAGATGAATTTATTATTTTAACAGCTGTTGAAAAAGTATACTTAAATTTCAATAAACCTGATCAAAAAGCATTAGATGAAATTACAATTAGTGATGCTGAAAAATATATTGAAGAAGGTCATTTTGCTAAAGGTAGTATGTTACCAAAGATAGAAGCTTGTATGTCATTTGTAAAAGATACAAGAAAACCTGCTTTAATAACAGATATGGAAAAATTAAAAGAAGCTTTAGAAGGAAAAACTGGAACTAAAATATTACCATAATAAATATTAAGAACTAAAACCTTGTCTGGATTGTGAATCTCTCCCTCTCCCCACAATCCAGACCTTTTTATTTTGGAGGTGAAAATATTTATATTTTTCTTGATTATGATGGAACATTAATTAAAAACGAAGAAAAAGAATTTCA harbors:
- the argF gene encoding ornithine carbamoyltransferase — encoded protein: MPVNLKGRSLLSLKDFTSDEIKYLLDLAFDLKSKKRAGIRNEVLKGKNIVLIFDKTSTRTRTAFEVAAFDEGANVTFLTNSQMGKKESIEDTAKVLGRMYDGIEYRGFSQKVVEDLAKYSGVPVWNGLTDEAHPTQGLADVMTMMEYIHKPLNQMKVAFIGDTRNNVANTLMRISSKLGMHYVAVGPESLKPSDEMMNEALENAKESGAIIEYTSDLDGVKGADVIYTDVWVSMGEEDKMPERVELLTPYRVDMDLIKRTENPNVIFLHCLPSFHDFETVVAREAKERGLDIREVTDEVFRSKHSRVFDQAENRMHTIKAVMVATL
- the arcC gene encoding carbamate kinase, which translates into the protein MKKLAVVAIGGNAMNRPGEKPTAENMFKNIRVTASYLADMIEMDYDIIITHGNGPQVGNLLLQQDIAKDTIPPFPMDVLGAMTQGYLGYMIAQELKNILNERKIERDVATVVTQIVVDKDDPGFKNPTKPVGPFYSEEEAKKMMEEKGWIFKEDAGRGWRRVVPSPIPLDAIEKNTIKDLVENDVIVIAGGGGGIPVIITENGEIKGVEAVIDKDRASALLAKELNADEFIILTAVEKVYLNFNKPDQKALDEITISDAEKYIEEGHFAKGSMLPKIEACMSFVKDTRKPALITDMEKLKEALEGKTGTKILP